In the Anoplopoma fimbria isolate UVic2021 breed Golden Eagle Sablefish chromosome 7, Afim_UVic_2022, whole genome shotgun sequence genome, one interval contains:
- the LOC129093428 gene encoding ciliated left-right organizer metallopeptidase, whose product MVLPPSQRLWVEMLVVMVVVLAELPGALQKCIFDEVQAQTRVVRAAPVHPDSPPNEPRLRAQDGQEPPLTSGHQSLSRKRRRSLKKIAPPTLASPQPIRIQTWIPAESNGLSEAEEEKLEAAVEEAVRVVSSLLSVNRASGPLLLSRDINKYCKFLWKNSSTVNYNRCGRANNNYRTETCLDVTIPDDHLTGCDIYPDADSPLRTELRPEGAGLPDTDFLLYLHVQATDKCRAEPHVSAYAVHCHTDTYGRPLAGVVVICRDRLTGATYSQQATVQTLIHELFHALGFSKELFHTWRDCSSTSQVGAGCSPRGKVTHSDGSGQMRIYTPSVISALQRHLASTDPELGGPLENLDVPPGRVSSHWEARVLQGSIMAAVLGDWTTIQIDPVTLAALQDTGWYTVDLSRAQSLVWGDGEGATFGSLSTCQNKSSSFFCTGSGFGCHYLHLHKGECQTDPHLEGCQVYKPLKNGSECWKEENGRGEDFSGEVFGFHSRCFFSSLTRQNQSQIVLLSSSVEGLCYRHRCTGPNRYQIQVSGSEWVDCPPGGTIQIKGYQGSVHCPDRRLCLYADVTPPSDDVGTFPASITSGPLTSAQTGTRPPLRPPAELTAASALGITAAMCLLAAAVVAYRKCCLCRVRVHSAPEDHTDP is encoded by the exons ATGGTTTTACCTCCATCCCAGCGTCTCTGGGTGGAGATGTTGGTTGtaatggtggtggtgttggCGGAGCTCCCTGGAGCCCTGCAGAAGTGCATCTTTGACGAGGTTCAGGCTCAGACCAGGGTGGTCCGAGCTGCACCCGTCCACCCGGACAGCCCACCCAACGAGCCCAGACTCAGAGCCCAGGACGGGCAAGAGCCACCGCTCACCTCTGGGCATCAGAGCCTGTCCAGGAAACGGAGGAGAAGCCTGAAAAAGATAGCCCCGCCCACTCTGGCCTCACCGCAGCCAATCAGGATCCAGACCTGGATTCCAGCGGAGAGCAACGGCCTATCAGAGGCTGAGGAAGAGAAGCTGGAGGCAGCGGTGGAGGAGGCTGTTAGGGTGGTGTCTTCTTTACTATCAG TGAACAGAGCTTCGGGTCCATTGCTGCTCAGCCGTGACATCAATAAATACTGCAAGTTTCTGTGGAAGAATTCAAGTACTGTGAACTACAACAG GTGTGGTCGAGCCAACAACAACTACAGAACTGAGACCTGTCTGGATGTGACC ATCCCAGATGATCATCTTACTGGATGTGATATTTACCCAGATGCTGATTCACCTCTCAGGACTGAGCTTCGTCCTGAAGGTGCTGGACTCCCCGACACCGACTTCCTGTTGTACCTCCACGTTCAGGCCACTGACAAGTGCAGAGCAGAG CCTCATGTGTCTGCCTACGCTGTCCACTGTCACACGGACACCTATGGACGACCTTTAGCCGGGGTGGTGGTCATCTGCAGGGACAGACTGACAGGAGCCACATACAGCCAGCAGGCGACTGTACag ACTCTGATCCATGAGCTGTTTCATGCACTTGGCTTCTCTAAAGAGCTCTTCCACACCTGGAGAGACTGTTCCTCCACTTCTcaag TTGGTGCAGGCTGCTCTCCTCGAGGCAAAGTGACTCACTCTGATGGATCGGGCCAGATGAGGATTTACACCCCGTCTGTTATCTCAGCCCTGCAGAGGCACCTCGCCTCCACTGACCCGGAGCTCGGGGGGCCGCTAGAGAACCTG GATGTTCCTCCAGGCAGAGTGTCCTCTCACTGGGAGGCCCGGGTCCTTCAGGGCTCCATCATGGCGGCGGTGCTGGGGGACTGGACCACGATCCAGATCGACCCGGTCACCCTGGCTGCACTACAGGATACAGGCTGGTACACTGTCGACCTGAGCCGGGCACAGAGTCTAGTCTGGGGAGACG gtgaagGAGCCACGTTTGGTTCCCTGTCAACCTGTCAGAACAAGTCCTCATCCTTTTTCTGCACCGGCAg TGGGTTCGGGTGTCATTATCTTCACCTCCACAAGGGGGAGTGCCAGACTGATCCACACCTGGAGGGATGTCAAGTTTATAAACCCCTTAAGAATGGA AGTGAATGTTGGAAAGAGGAAAATGGCCGAGGAGAGGATTTTAGCGGGGAGGTGTTTGGTTTTCACAGCCGGTGCTTCTTCTCCAGCCTGACCAgacag AACCAGAGTCAGATTGTTTTACTCAGCAGCTCTGTGGAGGGACTTTGTTACAGACACAGGTGTACTGGACCGAACCGGTACCAAATCCAGGTGTCTGGCTCTGAGTGGGTGGACTGTCCACCAGGAGGCACCATTCAG ATTAAAGGGTACCAGGGTTCAGTTCACTGTCCTGACAGAAGGTTGTGTCTGTACGCTGACGTTACTCCTCCTTCAGACGATGTCGGTACATTCCCTGCTTCTATCACGAG TGGACCTTTAACTTCAGCCCAGACCGGGACCCGGCCGCCCCTCAGACCTCCTGCAGAGCTCACTGCAGCGTCGGCGCTCGGCATCACTGCTGCTATGTGTCTCCTGGCTGCAGCCGTGGTGGCCTACAGGAAATGTTGCCTCTGCAGGGTCAGGGTCCACTCTGCACCAGAGGATCACACTGATCCATAA